A stretch of Malassezia japonica chromosome 6, complete sequence DNA encodes these proteins:
- the RAD2 gene encoding DNA repair protein rad2 (EggNog:ENOG503NU64; BUSCO:EOG09260B3H; TransMembrane:1 (i12-31o); COG:L) — protein sequence MAMRDREGRTLANAHLLGFLWRILKLLFYGIRPVFVFDGGAPVQKRRTLANRKQQRTNATETHARAAEKLLAAQLRQAALAHIHGPAPAQDEGLADGTVYYDSVGRTNRPQVSGRMNDTPAAAPQKKRQYHKDPYQLPALEEALPTGPAKKQDLRLATESELRALMNQLAPDDLDTNSELFRSLPPELQYELVGDLRAQSRGTSYQRLQDMLAAAPTPIDFSKAQIAGLRTRNDLTQKVLTVTDEIGSANIQVPLRVAGQRNREYVLVHIDDGDGGYALGTRDAGTTQETAIDVEKEEKRRMPLAHIDDDEDLEALGMEDVEIPSEAPAPDPELDALVHLESDPKVRKERALELLGARAEHHRRQKRTESGAEAREERMYGHVEKHAPSTLFRDGRSAAMQRKDATRTRSIVEELSDDDAEDDTFVPDADEDDMEDVEVDAFREERPAAHMDAPDERVDVQSADDEDVNVSLASARESKTAPANEHAIPNLEIIPSAQLEEECKPQEASDVKEEEDDVFVISSPAKPVKDVLDKDQSERKEREQKSEASEPQMATQAEPVRARLQKDAPYTQAAAKASLEVPEPATETAVPIMTPFAESTTKAATSAPSAPPKSKPVKAPLATSDADCTAPSGAPEPTSEVPSALYAPQAPPEPVTREPSAPTPQKHVSSTPIPSAPPHAPSQRPELSADTRPSEPAPVQSPPDSIPSQSFPDATPELTYPTRDESNAGAAAPEPSPAPIATISPRPTEAHSPRDPTPFEWSPSPSPEPQMLGPDGFPLPSAEEVAELEEAEEAELTHLDTDQTEFASFLSTTSGRNFRDLQREVGAEVEALRQDRARLRRSEEDVTLQMAAEVQAMLRLFGLPYVTAPMEAEAQCAQLATQNLVDGIITDDSDVFLFGGTPVYRNMFNNKRMVECYLLSDIQRELSLDRGRLIQLAFLLGSDYTEGLAGVGPVMAMEILSLYPGQDGLEKFRGWWQQVQIGAENDPNDSRIKVRRRIKRALRDRVHLSNDWPDQGAKQAYVEPSVDASDEPFVWGNADLDALRAFLGEYLHWPSTKTDQYLLPVIEQQRKNDRLRRVQSTLDQSGFISGRLVGEMRSSGAPRGPAYGSTRLQKVVNDFRSAARQRTPEVDEAPKRAPKKRAPRRASDEEEEYVPRPTQRRRKGESAAQAGRSSSLMTE from the coding sequence ATGGCGATGCGCGATCGAGAGGGACGTACGTTGGCCAATGCGCACCTCCTCGGCTTTCTGTGGCGCATCCTCAAACTGCTCTTTTACGGCATCCGGCCCGTCTTTGTGTTTGACGGTGGCGCGCCGGTTCAAAAACGCCGCACCCTGGCAAACCgcaagcagcagcgcacgaaCGCCACCGagacgcacgcacgcgctgccgaAAAGCTCCTGGCCGCacagctgcgccaggcggccCTTGCGCACATCCACGGGCCTGCACCTGCGCAGGACGAGGGACTCGCTGATGGAACGGTGTACTACGACAGCGTAGGGCGCACCAATCGGCCTCAGGTCTCGGGGCGCATGAACGAtacgccggcggcggcgccccaGAAAAAGCGGCAATACCACAAGGATCCGTACCAGCTCCCGGCGctcgaagaggcgctgccAACGGGGCCAGCCAAGAAGCAGGACCTGCGCCTTGCTACCGAGTCGGAACTACGTGCGCTGATGAACCAACTCGCACCGGATGACCTCGATACGAACTCGGAGCTCTTCCGCAGCCTCCCGCCGGAACTGCAGTACGAGTtggtcggcgacctgcgcgcACAGTCCCGTGGAACATCATACCAGCGCCTCCAGGACATGCTCGCCGCAGCTCCTACGCCCATCGACTTTTCCAAAGCGCAGATCGCCGGACTTCGCACGCGAAACGACCTGACGCAAAAGGTGCTTACCGTTACGGACGAGATCGGCAGCGCCAATATCCAAGTGCCGCTGCGCGTTGCGGGACAGCGCAACCGGGAGTACGTGCTGGTGCACATCGACGATGGCGACGGAGGATACGCATTGGGaacgcgcgacgcaggcacGACACAAGAAACGGCCATTGATGTCGAAAAGGAAGAGAAGCGCCGCatgccgctcgcgcacattgacgacgacgaagatCTCGAAGCCCTTGGCATGGAGGATGTCGAGATCCCTAGCGAGGCACCTGCGCCGGAccccgagctcgatgcgcttgTCCATCTCGAAAGTGATCCCAAGGtgcgaaaagagcgcgcATTAGAactgctcggcgcgcgtgccgagcatcACCGCCGCCAGAAGCGCACCGAGTCAGGtgccgaggcacgcgaggagcgcatgtATGGGCATGTCGAGAAGCATGCGCCATCGACGCTCTTTCGCGacggccgcagcgctgcAATGCAGAGAAAAGACGCGACAAGGACGCGCTCGATTGTGGAAGAGCTTTCGGATGACGATGCAGAGGACGATACGTTTGTTCCGgatgccgacgaggacgacatGGAGGACGTCGAAGTGGACGCGTtccgcgaggagcgtccTGCGGCACATATGgatgcgccggacgagAGGGTAGATGTGCAGAGTGCAGACGACGAGGATGTCAACGTGTCActtgcctcggcgcgcgaaTCCAAGACGGCGCCTGCGAACGAGCACGCCATTCCAAACCTCGAGATTATACCCAGTGctcagctcgaggaggagtGCAAGCCTCAAGAGGCAAGCGACGTGAaagaggaagaggacgacgtATTCGTGATATCTTCCCCGGCAAAGCCGGTCAaggacgtgctcgacaaggACCAGAGTGAGCGGAAAGAGCGGGAGCAAAAAAGCGAGGCATCCGAGCCACAGATGGCAACGCAGGCGGAGCCGGTCCGTGCGCGATTGCAGAAAGATGCACCCTACACGCAAGCGGCGGCCAAGGCATCGTTAGAGGTACCAGAGCCAGCTACAGAGACGGCTGTACCGATAATGACTCCTTTTGCAGAGTCGACGACCAAGGCTGCAACGTCGGCTCCAAGTGCACCGCCCAAGAGCAAGCCTGTGAAGGCCCCTCTTGCGACCTCTGACGCGGATTGTACGGCCCCATCAGGAGCTCCAGAGCCTACCTCAGAGGTCCCTTCTGCCCTGTATGCCCCACAAGCCCCGCCTGAGCCTGTGACTAGAGAGCCCTCTGCACCTACGCCTCAAAAACATGtctcctcgacgccgatTCCATCTGCCCCGCCTCATGCACCATCCCAGCGGCCAGAGCTGTCTGCCGACACGAGGCCTTCGGAGCCGGCACCTGTACAGTCCCCACCGGACTCAATACCCTCCCAGTCGTTCCCCGATGCGACGCCCGAGCTAACCTACCCGACCCGAGACGAAAGCAATGCCGGTGCAGCGGCACCCGAGCCATCACCAGCACCTATTGCTACGATTTCGCCCCGCCCCACCGAGGCACACTCCCCCCGGGATCCTACGCCATTCGAGTGGTCGCCGAGCCCCTCGCCCGAGCCCCAGATGCTCGGTCCGGACGGATTCCCTCTTCCCAGTGCCGAAGaagtcgccgagctcgaagaggctgaagaggccgagctgACGCACCTCGACACCGACCAGACCGAGTTTGCGTCGTTCCTcagcacgacgagcggccgcaACTTTCGCGATCTGCAGCGCGAAGTCggtgccgaggtcgaggcaCTGCGGCAGGACCGtgcgcgtctgcgccgctccGAGGAAGATGTGACATTACAGATGGCGGCCGAAGTCCAGGCGATGCTGCGTCTCTTTGGTCTGCCGTATGTCACGGCGCCGATGGAAGCCGAGGCACAGTGTGCACAGCTTGCAACGCAGAACCTCGTCGACGGAATCATCACCGACGACAGCGATGTCTTTCTTTTTGGCGGCACGCCTGTCTATCGCAACATGTTTAACAACAAGCGCATGGTCGAGTGCTATTTGTTGAGTGAtatccagcgcgagcttaGCCTCGACCGTGGCCGGCTGATCCAGCTGGCTTTCTTGCTGGGCAGCGACTATACCGAAGGCCTTGCGGGCGTCGGACCGGTGATGGCCATGGAGATCCTGTCCTTGTACCCCGGCCAAGACGGTCTGGAAAAGTTCCGTGGCTGGTGGCAGCAAGTGCAGATCGGTGCAGAGAATGACCCCAACGACAGTCGCATCAAGGTCCGGCGCCGTATcaagcgtgcgctgcgcgaccgcgtCCATCTCTCGAACGATTGGCCCGACCAAGGCGCCAAGCAGGCCTATGTCGAGCCGAGTGTCGATGCCAGCGACGAGCCCTTTGTATGGGGCAATGCGGATCTCGATGCATTGCGTGCCTTCCTAGGCGAGTATCTGCACTGGCCATCGACCAAGACCGACCAGTATCTCTTGCCAGTAAttgagcagcagcgcaagaacgaccgcctgcgccgcgtgcaaTCGACGCTGGACCAGTCGGGCTTCATCTCGGGGCGGCTCGTTGGCGAGATGCGTTCGtccggtgcgccgcgtggccCTGCCTACGGATCGACGCGTCTGCAAAAGGTCGTTAACGATTTCCGGTCGGCCGCACGGCAACGTACgcccgaggtcgacgaggcgccgaagCGTGCCCCGAAAaagcgtgcgccgcgccgtgcttCGGATGAGGAAGAGGAGTATGTGCCGCGTCCGAcacagcgccgccgcaaaGGAGAGAGTGCCGCTCAAGCAggccgctcgtcgtctCTGATGACTGAGTAA
- a CDS encoding uncharacterized protein (EggNog:ENOG503PKMJ; COG:S; TransMembrane:1 (n3-14c18/19o1176-1196i)) translates to MTLAVNAALVVLALQVLRLGVWPTVLVVALIGVLLCHPTVRLFLEFAVPNYLEGDKSTERDEAKKDALHGRLAQLASRERGSVEAKGRMDLSSLPTPLQPELAKIMQLIKRDFVQYWYDPITFGDQTFPDEAIASLEHVIAQVSMRLEQFRRANVATELSLTVLSVLVAALRRRRTAQGDIAAGAGLGLWESSEARIESLRTSMSTLLLQSLPHEDRRSPALVTMLTEIFTKQIWETLQSQSDPDVLNQYIVQYGKKSPGTAITAMAFGEVPTKVEAVAEKSAAAAIRAPDLASSVLKETPHVASSVTSTLGSAVAVSVPAVAEASEQTAGVLKEAYSALANAAVGEAPGHGAKIELGAAGSANALDDAKTRPSAPREAVPKPSAARELPAKPSAPRESPAKPSVPRDSAPVDLLSGPEPSTHSLPPTPSSAPLKAPESWPEAHAQAKEDAQAALASSRRSLPEPAASKAPLDEDPMSNPWAEKTARKELPDDYRTERPSLPSRPSDAAQLKGGPHEGALIDTDLLDLSDDLQRPGPPALPMDIPKEMKEPPLPPSLQQSKRNSGLAYEPRRSQSPRLPHVRDLLASRDASLLDPFEAYLQQIDPATDRRPEGIALLQLHANLDALVQTADHHSTTPELFESDVRAIFKAVHDALPEHETPPAAPSAQVRPAIRTALDGALTTPAGVEPVQRAVLARLQQLWEASQAPKFKYEPRQKPSSRPSSRTGVARVRSPELARTVSPPVDAGITTITVVDVSANAERAGPVDARTLQVLVSIEDSSSNAGGYVLLRSWAQFEALQTELERMYAQRPADTVLSAPPPPLPSLRAKSSQAACEAIQSYLVALLAPLDGVAWYSTTQAVQRFVDKTRADEEPARMKSANLMTSLGGVGRSFASGVAGAAGTARKGIGQGIGQIGAAAPVAANAPVRIGAGLSRGLFGNREGRSSLDGDWPPYEVRRERSSFDGRSSEERAADLPRPPLPTRAKNSQPLERSTEGVREEASNAKDGLEGKDANEAKAVHKAPAASNGVESMPEARSTTPSAAPSAAPVDSDASAKRPLPAPPKPASKPASKPASKPVEKPASKPAPKPVEKSVASKPAEKSAPAASKPASEAHGAPLPDGQEEAESLAPQDVDAILTAVFAVVHEAFNLQGSWTLRRGLLRVLEQVVRTTYSTSVVSTLVYFASMLSLPALVSWFEVLRTTLWPNGAWNAESAPPRTPAEKAATAKEAREVVLSYTPTQAAYAIGMGGKQTCMDALATVHDVVTDPVVSLDLHLALVLRVLDLAMGTASGDRGL, encoded by the coding sequence ATGACCCTAGCGGTGAACGCTGCGTTGGTGGTGCTGGCACtgcaggtgctgcgcctcggcgtgtgGCCGACGGTGCTGGTTGTCGCACTGATCGGCGTCTTGCTATGCCACCCGACGGTGCGCCTGTTTCTTGAGTTTGCCGTGCCGAATTACCTCGAAGGCGACAAGAGCACGGAGCGGGACGAAGCCAAAAAGGACGCGCTccacggccgcctcgcgcagcttgcctCGCGGGAGCGCGGGTCGGTCGAGGCCAAGGGGCGCATGGACCTCTCGTCTCTGCCCACACCGCTGCAGCCCGAGCTTGCAAAGATCATGCAGCTGATTAAGCGCGACTTTGTCCAATACTGGTACGACCCGATTACCTTTGGCGACCAGACCTTtcccgacgaggcgatcgcGAGTCTCGAGCATGTGATTGCACAAGTCTCGATGCGTCTCGAGCAGTTCCGCCGCGCGAACGTTGCCACCGAGCTCTCGCTCACTGTCCTCTCggtgctcgtcgctgccctgcgccgccggcggacGGCCCAGGGCGATATCGCGGCCGGTGCGGGCCTGGGGCTCTGGGAGAGCTCGGAAGCGCGGATCGAGAGTCTGCGCACGTCCATGTcgacgctgctgctgcagagTCTGCCGCACGAAGACCGCCGGTCGCCCGCGCTCGTTACGATGCTGACCGAGATCTTTACCAAGCAGATCTGGGAGACGCTGCAATCCCAGAGTGACCCGGATGTGCTGAACCAGTACATTGTGCAGTACGGCAAAAAGTCGCCCGGGACAGCCATCACGGCCATGGCCTTCGGTGAGGTGCCGACCAAGGTCGAAGCCGTCGCTGAaaagagcgcggcggcggcgataCGTGCGCCGGACCTCGCATCATCGGTGCTTAAAGAAACGCCTCATGTCGCATCCTCGGTCACGTCGACTCTCGGCtcggccgtcgccgtgTCGGTCCCTGCCGTGGCCGAGGCCAGCGAGCAGACGGCCGGCGTCCTCAAAGAGGCGTACTCGGCACTGGCCAACGCTGCCGTCGGTGAAGCGCCGGGTCACGGTGCAAAGATTGAGCTGGGCGCTGCGGGCAGCGCAAACGCCCTGGACGATGCCAAGACCAGGCCAAGTGCTCCGCGTGAAGCTGTGCCCAAGccgagtgccgcgcgcgaatTGCCGGCCAAGCCGAGCGCCCCTCGCGAGTCGCCGGCCAAGCCAAGCGTTCCCCGCGACAGTGCGCCTGTAGACCTGCTGAGCGGCCCTGAGCCGTCGACGCACTCGCTGCCTCctacgccgagcagcgcgccccTGAAAGCGCCCGAGTCCTGGCCCGAAGCGCATGCTCAAGCCAAGGAAGACGCACAGGCCGCCCTCGCATCCAGTCGCCGCTCCCTTCCGGAGCCTGCCGCGTCCAAGGCGCCGCTTGACGAGGACCCCATGTCGAATCCGTGGGCGGAAAAGACGGCCCGCAAAGAGCTGCCGGACGATTATCGCACCGAGCGTCCGTCGCTTCCTTCGCGTCCTtcggatgcggcgcagctcaagGGTGGGCCGCACGAAGGCGCACTGATCGACACCGATCTGCTGGATCTGTCGGACGATCTGCAGCGCCCCGGCCCCCCGGCGCTGCCGATGGACATTCCCAAAGAGATGAAGGAGCCGCCGCTTCCCCCCAGTCTGCAGCAGAGCAAGCGCAACTCGGGCCTTGCGTacgagccgcggcgcagccagTCGCCCCGCCTGCCGCATGTGCGCGACCTGCTGGCgagccgcgacgcgtctcTCCTCGATCCGTTCGAAGCGTACCTGCAGCAGATCGACCCTGCGACGGACCGTCGCCCCGAAGGAATCGCGCTCTTGCAGCTGCATGCCaacctcgatgcgctcgtgcagacTGCGGACCACCACTCGACCACACCCGAGCTCTTTGAgagcgacgtgcgtgcGATTTTCAAGGCTGTCCACGatgcgctgcccgagcaCGAGacaccgccggcggcgcccagTGCGCAAGTGCGGCCCGCGATCCGCACCGCTCTCGACGGTGCGCTTACGACGCCTGCCGGTGTTGAgcccgtgcagcgcgcagTCCTTGCAcggctgcagcagctgTGGGAGGCGTCGCAAGCCCCCAAGTTCAAGTACGAGCCGCGCCAGAagccgtcgtcgcgcccgtcgtcgcgcactGGCGTGGCGCGTGTGCGCTCACCCGAGCTCGCACGCACTGTGTCGCCGCCTGTGGATGCCGGGATCACTACGATCACAGTCGTGGACGTGAGCGCGAATGCAGAGCGTGCCGGCCCGGtcgacgcacgcacgctgcaggtGCTTGTCTCGATCGAGGATTCGTCGAGCAACGCGGGCGGCTATGTCCTCCTGCGCTCCTGGGCGCAGTTTGAGGCGCTCCAgacggagctcgagcggatgtatgcgcagcgcccggCGGATACGGTGctgagcgcgccgccgccgccgctcccgtcgctgcgtgccaaGTCGAGCCAGGCGGCGTGCGAGGCAATCCAGTCGTACCTTgtggcgctccttgcgcctCTGGACGGTGTCGCGTGGTACAGCACGAcgcaggccgtgcagcggTTCGTCGACAAGAcgcgtgccgacgaggaACCGGCGCGTATGAAGAGTGCCAACCTCATGACGAgtctcggcggcgtcggccgcagCTTTGCTAGCGGCGTTGCTGGCGCGGCTGGCACGGCGCGCAAAGGCATCGGCCAAGGCATCGGCCAgatcggcgccgcagcgccagtCGCGGCCAATGCGCCGGTGCGTATTGGCGCGGGCCTCTCGCGGGGTCTGTTTGGCAACAGGGAAGGGCGGAGCAGCCTGGATGGCGACTGGCCGCCGTACGAAGTGCGGCGCGAACGGTCGTCGTTTGACGGGCGATCTTCCGAGGAACGTGCTGCGGATCTACCGCGCCCGCCCCTGCCTACGCGTGCCAAGAACAGCcagccgctcgagcggAGCACGGAGGGCGTGAGAGAGGAAGCGAGCAACGCCAAGGATGGGCTGGAGGGGAAGGACGCGAATGAGGCGAAAGCAGTCCACAAAGCGCCCGCCGCCAGTAACGGCGTCGAGAGCATGCCGGAGgcccgctcgacgacgccctcggccgcgccctCGGCCGCTCCTGTGGACTCGGATGCGAGTGCCAAGCGCCCCTTGCCGGCTCCTCCCAAGCCCGCCTCGAAGCCTGCTTCGAAGCCGGCGTCGAAGCCTGTCGAGAAGCCTGCCTCGAAGCCGGCGCCGAAGCCCGTCGAGAAGTCTGTCGCTTCCAAGCCTGCCGAGAAATCCGCACCTGCTGCCAGCAAGCCTGCATCCGAGGCGCATGGCGCCCCCCTCCCCGACGGCCAAGAAGAGGCCGAgtcgcttgcgccgcaagaCGTCGATGCGATCCTCACGGCGGTCTTTGCCGTGGTCCACGAGGCCTTTAACCTGCAAGGCAGCTGGACGTTGCGGCGTGGCCTCTTGCGtgtcctcgagcaggtggtGCGCACAACGTACAGCACGAGCGTTGTGAGCACGCTCGTGTACTTTGCCTCGATGCTCTCCCTCCCCGCCCTTGTCTCTTGGTTCGAAgtgctgcgcacgacgctgtGGCCGAACGGCGCGTGGAACGCCGAGTCGGCGCCCCCCCGCACCCCTGCCGAGAAGGCCGCAACCGCGAAGGAAGCGCGCGAAGTCGTGCTGAGCTACACCCCCACCCAGGCCGCCTATGCGAtcggcatgggcggcaaGCAGACGTGCatggacgcgctcgcgaccgtgCACGACGTCGTGACCGACCCCGTCGTGTCGCTGGACCTCCACCTCGCGCTGGTGCTGCGCGTGTTGGACTTGGCCATGGGCACAGCATCGGGCGATCGGGGTTTGTAG
- a CDS encoding uncharacterized protein (EggNog:ENOG503P329; COG:S), with amino-acid sequence MSEAPRTEGFVPHAFAPQAEFLDNTETNRARPLTDAVITVRVIKNFEYRTMKALVLHVDLTTMTMAQLREKCIECVRTQPAFKAYRNVADKLDTLKLYTRAHGAKTTNLIINLDHPEWIYDCSPNGPPLAELGIENETELSLFEREAYDAFLADPQTRWDASG; translated from the exons atgagcgaggcgccgcgcaccgaggGGTTTGTGCCGCATGCCTTTGCGCCTCAGGCCGAGTTCTTAGACAATACCGAGACGAATCGTGCGCGCCCCCTGACTGATGCGGTAATCACTGTGCGCGTCATCAAAAACTTTGAGTACCGCACGATGaaggcgctcgtgctccaCGTCGACCTCACGACGATGAccatggcgcagctgcgtgaAAAGTGCATCGAGTGTGTCAGGACGCAGCCTGCGTTCAAGGCGTACCGCAACGTGGCGGACAAGCTCG ACACGCTGAAGCTGTacacgcgcgcgcacggcgccaAGACGACGAACCTCATCATCAACCTCGACCACCCCGAGTGGATCTACGACTGCTCGCCGAACGGCCCGCCGCTTGCGGAGCTCGGTATTGAAAATGAGACGGAGCTCTCACTCTttgagcgcgaggcgtacgaTGCGTTTTTGGCGGATCCGCAGACCCGCTGGGATGCTTCTGGGTAG
- the chk1 gene encoding non-specific serine/threonine protein kinase (COG:T; EggNog:ENOG503NVJC) codes for MATRPTSSTGQSYPAVLGYQIVQLLGGGGFSRVFRAVNGASAQHPQAAVKVVSYASTSVRQPIDRRALQKEVQIHSILKHKNVLEFLGSVEYAIGSSAPSNYVRGLYILLELGAGGDLFDKIAPDVGVEEDLAHFYFTQLVAGLVRRAAHQTYIHSQGVTHRDIKPENMLLDAQGNLKIADFGLCSVYKYKGKERTLHGTCGSLPYIAPEMNGQPYHGEPVDVWSSGVVLFALLVGNTPWDEPTSRSPEYRAYLSGELLRMDPWTRISGDALSLLRRMMHPDPRKRSSLEQIQRHRWFTRPNELLTSGKCNDPVSLAERLLQGLIVSGDVQLALHSDGQRAPVPESLSLTQPEALQSHSLRLNTSIPSSTAQPALHARRSLAQSQIVRPRAESATQADEAQFTQALGYFTQSSAMPTGASMALQLTRFYSAAEPGTVAQALAQALERQKAQFSLEPMGDDSELQEAYEDMATGEEPEAKPSQPLSGARGVRIRLGLVDRRKCALKGEVRIERLAELPPELEHCAQQHDPSFVLMRRSKGNPLEWRRLFRNVCADPAVRELIARPT; via the exons atggcgacgcgcccgacgtCGTCCACGGGGCAGTCGTACccggcggtgctcggctACCAGAtcgtgcagctgctgggcggcggcggattCTCGCG CGTGTTTCGCGCGGTGAatggcgcgtcggcgcagcacccgcaggcggcggtcaAGGTCGTGTCCTacgcctcgacctcggtgCGGCAGCCGATCgaccggcgtgcgctccagAAAGAGGTGCAGATTCACAGCATCCTCAAGCACAAGAATGTGCTCGAGTTCCTGGGGTCCGTCGAGTACGCCATCGGCTCGTCCGCACCGAGCAACTACGTGCGCGGCCTCTATATCCTCCTCGaactcggcgcgggcggcgactTGTTCGACAAGATTG cgccggaCGTCGGTGTCGAGGAAGACCTCGCACACTTTTACTTTacccagctcgtcgccggcttggtacgtcgcgctgctcaccAGACCTATATCCACTCGCAGGGCGTCACGCACCGCGATATCAAGCCGGAGAATatgctcctcgacgcgcagggCAACTTGAAGATCGCCGACTTTGGCCTGTGCAGCGTATACAAGTACAAGGGAAAGGAACGCACGCTCCACGGCACATGCGGCTCGCTGCCGTACATTGCCCCGGAAATGAACGGCCAGCCGTACCACGGCGAGCCGGTCGACGTATGGAGCTCGGGCGTGGTGCTCTTTGCACTCTTGGTTGGCA ACACCCCATGGGATGAGccgacgagccgcagcCCGGAATACCGCGCCTACCTCtccggcgagctgctgcgcatggACCCCTGGACGCGCATcagcggcgacgcactCT CGCTCCTCCGCCGCATGATGCACCCCGATCCACGCAagcgctcgtcgctcgagcagatccAGCGCCACCGCTGGTTTACCCGCCCgaacgagctgctcacCTCGGGCAAGTGCAACGACCCCGTGTCGCTTGCGGAGCGCCTCCTGCAAGGCCTCATTGTGTCGGGCGATGTGCAGCTGGCCCTGCACAGCGACgggcagcgtgcgccggtgccCGAGAGCCTctcgctgacgcagcccgaggcgctccagtCGCACTCGCTCCGCCTCAACACGTCGATCccgtcgtcgaccgcgcagccggcgctacacgcgcgccgcagcctcGCTCAGTCGCAGATCGTGCGCCCGCGGGCAGAGTCGGCGACACaggcggacgaggcgcagttTACCCAGGCCCTCGGCTACTTT ACACAATCGTCGGCCATGCCGACCGGCGCAAGcatggcgctgcagctcacGCGCTTCTACTCGGCCGCGGAGCCGGGCAcggtggcgcaggcgctggcgcaggcgctcgagcgccaaaAGGCTCAGTTCTCCCTCGAGCCGATGGGCGACGACTCAGAGCTCCAAGAGGCGTACGAGGACATGGCCACCGGCgaggagcccgaggcgaAGCCGTCGCAGCCGCTctcgggcgcacgcggcgtgcgcatccgcctcggcctcgtcgaccgccgcaaGTGCGCGCTCAagggcgaggtgcgcatcgagcgcctcgccgagctcccgcccgagctcgagcactgcgcgcagcagcacgaccCGAGCTTTGTGctgatgcgccgcagcaagGGCAACCCCCTCGAGTGGCGCCGCCTCTTCCGCAACGTGTGCGCGGACCCTGCGGTGCGCGAACTGATTGCGCGGCCTACATAG
- the NEM1 gene encoding protein-serine/threonine phosphatase (EggNog:ENOG503NV8A; BUSCO:EOG09263F3I; COG:K) — protein MGSDGVDGADGAREGDPPAPPAQLYDAPSASSSSTSLPSIEALVSQRRRSCDDTPQRDADPPKPREDEKKKSRVPRGPSSVIQQTPKVLVLDLDETLIHSKLRTAPHWSLLGAGYSSNDPEAVGARSSSGLLSFLGLGTRGRPSPPLATAAHARLQPTVIEVAIDGRSVFYQVYKRPWVDYFLRKVASWYQVVIFTASMQEYADPVIDWLDGGQGLISGRLFRESCTLRDGSYLKDLACVERDLSRVCLVDNSPISYLLQEANGIPIEGWTHDPRDEALLDLLPILDGLRYASDVRHILGLRGFL, from the coding sequence ATGGGCTCCGACGGGGTGGACGGAGCGGATGGCGCGCGGGAAGGCGAtccgcccgcgccgccggcccAGCTATACgacgcaccgagcgcgtccagcTCTAGTACCAGTCTCCCCtcgatcgaggcgctcgtctcccagcgccggcgctcctgcgATGATACCCcccagcgcgacgcagacCCTCCCAAGCcgcgcgaggacgagaaGAAAAAGAGCCGCGTGCCCCGTGGCCCGTCGAGCGTAATTCAGCAGACGCCAAAAGTGCTCGTGCTTGACTTGGACGAGACTTTGATTCATTccaagctgcgcaccgcgccgcactggagcctgctcggcgccggctaCTCGAGCAACGACCCcgaggcggtcggcgcgcggagctcgagcgggcTGCTGAGCTTTCTGGGCCTCGggacgcgcggccggccgtCGCCCCCTctcgccaccgccgcgcacgctcggctgCAGCCAACGGTGATCGAGGTGGCGATCGATGGCCGGAGCGTCTTTTACCAGGTGTACAAGCGGCCGTGGGTCGACTACTTTCTGCGCAAGGTCGCGTCGTGGTACCAGGTCGTGATCTTTACCGCGTCCATGCAAGAGTACGCAGATCCGGTGATCGACTggctcgacggcggccaAGGGCTCATTAGCGGCCGCCTCTTTCGCGAGTcgtgcacgctgcgcgacggctcGTACTTGAAAGATTTAGCatgcgtcgagcgcgacctgAGCCGCGTgtgcctcgtcgacaaTTCTCCGATCAGCTACCTCTTGCAAGAAGCCAACGGCATCCCCATCGAGGGCTGGACACACGACCCGAgggacgaggcgctcctcgacctgctgccGATCCTCGACGGGCTGCGCTATGCAAGCGACGTGCGGCATATATTAGGACTCCGGGGGTTTCTGTAG